From the Solanum pennellii chromosome 4, SPENNV200 genome, one window contains:
- the LOC107015858 gene encoding GDSL esterase/lipase EXL3-like produces the protein MQQKILMVYKIMVILNYFICFVLMSTIRSCEGKVQLPNNVVVKAVFAFGDSIVDQGNNNYIPTIAKCNFPPYGKDFNGGIPTGRFCNGKTPPDLIVEELGIKEYIPAYLESNLRNEDLKTGVSFASGGCGFDPRTSTLALAIPLSTQLNQFKEYIGKLEGLVGEEEANYILKNSLFLVVAGSDDLANTYFTLEVRLKQNIDSYTDLMVSKATEFLQELYNLGARKIGIFGIPPIGCLPSQRTLAGGPNRVCAKEYNEAAQLANTKFSIAIDSLSKKLAQSKLVLIDIYNPFLDIIVNPQNYGLEEVEKGCCGTGNIEVTILCNKFSGTCEDDTKYLFWDSFHPTEKGYRILVDQILKKYVNRFL, from the exons ATGCAACAAAAAATACTAATGGTGTATAAGATCATggttatattaaactattttatttgttttgtattaaTGTCAACTATAAGGTCATGTGAAGGGAAAGTGCAATTACCAAATAACGTCGTTGTAAAAGCAGTATTTGCATTTGGAGATTCAATTGTTGATCAaggaaataataattatattccaACTATAGCAAAGTGTAATTTTCCACCTTATGGTAAAGACTTCAATGGTGGAATTCCAACCGGAAGATTCTGCAACGGCAAGACGCCACCGGACTTGATCG TTGAAGAATTGGGAATAAAAGAGTATATACCAGCTTACCTAGAGTCAAATTTGAGAAATGAAGATCTCAAGACTGGAGTAAGCTTTGCATCTGGTGGTTGTGGATTTGATCCTCGAACATCTACTCTTGCG TTAGCTATACCTCTAtcaacacaattaaatcaattcAAAGAGTATATTGGGAAGCTAGAAGGATTAGTTGGAGAAGAAGAAGCcaactatattttaaaaaatagccTATTTTTAGTGGTTGCTGGAAGTGATGATCTTGCAAATACATATTTCACTCTTGAAGTTCGATTAAAGCAGAATATCGACTCATATACTGATCTCATGGTGTCCAAAGCTACTGAATTTCTCCAA gaATTGTACAACTTGGGAGCAAGAAAAATTGGGATTTTTGGAATTCCTCCCATAGGATGTTTGCCATCACAAAGAACATTAGCTGGTGGGCCAAATAGAGTATGTGCTAAGGAATACAATGAAGCAGCCCAATTGGCTAACACAAAATTCTCAATTGCCATTGATTCACTATCCAAAAAGTTGGCCCAATCCAAACTTGTGTTGATAGATATCTATAATCCTTTTCTTGATATCATTGTCAACCCTCAAAATTATG gATTAGAAGAAGTAGAGAAAGGGTGTTGTGGCACAGGAAATATTGAGGTGACAATATTATGTAATAAATTCAGTGGAACATGTGAAGatgatacaaaatatttattttgggaTAGTTTTCATCCAACTGAGAAAGGTTATAGGATTCTTGTTGatcaaatattgaaaaaatatgtcAATAGATTTTTGTAG
- the LOC107017072 gene encoding GDSL esterase/lipase EXL3-like, with translation MALLCAVFIMLFISCEAKLQLRKDINITALFAFGDSIVDQGNNNNLITHAKCNFLPYGKDFMGGNNPTGRFSNARTPADMLVEDFGIKKLMPAYLDSNLKVEDLKTGVSFASGASGFDLLTPVVASALPLSVQLALFQQYIWKMNGFIGEEATKNIVKKSLYIVVAGSDDLCNTYFMLKFPRKIQYNVDSYTNLMVDGASNFINDLYNMGARRIWIFGLPPIGCLPSQILRGGGPSKICVDEYNQAAQITNTKLSNKIHSLNKKLPQIELLYINIYDPLLDIIANHNKYGFEDALSACCHGGNEYLLCDNITKICENDANYLFWDSYHLTEKGYRVLLDQISN, from the exons atggCTTTATTATGTGCTGtttttataatgttatttatttCATGTGAAGCAAAGTTGCAATTACGTAAGGACATAAATATAACGGCTCTTTTTGCTTTTGGAGATTCAATTGTAGATCAAGGaaataataacaatttaattactCATGCAAAGTGTAATTTTTTACCTTATGGAAAAGATTTCATGGGTGGTAATAATCCAACTGGAAGATTTAGCAATGCCAGGACACCAGCAGACATGTTAG tTGAAGATTTTGGGATTAAGAAGCTAATGCCAGCTTATCTAGATTCAAATTTAAAAGTTGAAGATTTAAAAACTGGAGTAAGTTTTGCTTCAGGAGCTTCTGGATTTGACCTTTTAACTCCTGTTGTCGCG TCAGCTTTACCACTGTCAGTACAATTAGCACTTTTTCAACAATATATTTGGAAGATGAATGGATTTATTGGTGAAGAAGCAACAAAGAATATTGTTAAAAAGAGTCTTTATATAGTAGTTGCTGGAAGTGATGACCTATGTAATACATATTTCATGCTCAAATTTCCAAGGAAAATACAATACAATGTTGACTCATATACAAATCTTATGGTAGATGGAGCTTCCAATTTTATCAat gatttGTACAATATGGGAGCAAGAAGAATTTGGATATTTGGGCTTCCACCAATAGGGTGTTTGCCATCGCAAATACTGCGAGGTGGAGGTCCATCTAAAATTTGTGTTGACGAATACAATCAAGCTGCTCAAATAACAAATaccaaattatcaaataaaatccattcattaaacaaaaaattgcCTCAAATCGAGCTTCTTTATATCAATATTTACGATCCTCTACTCGATATTATCGCCAACCACAACAAATACG GTTTTGAAGATGCATTGAGTGCGTGTTGCCATGGAGGGAATGAGTATTTATTATGTGACAACATTACAAAAATATGTGAAAATGAtgcaaattatttattttgggaTAGTTATCATCTCACTGAGAAGGGTTATAGGGTTCTTCTTGATCAAATTTCCAACTAA